The Zobellia alginiliquefaciens genome contains a region encoding:
- a CDS encoding LytR/AlgR family response regulator transcription factor, whose amino-acid sequence MLNAIIVDDEKHCQDRLLLLLNAFDTVLVLNVASSYEEGLAAIKKYSPHVVFLDVQLHDRTGFELLQAVPDINFEVIFTTGYDTYALEAFKFSALDYLLKPIAEEDLHTALEKLTKKVSLQEISKKMEVLFHNLEGQKASDFQKIAVPTVDGLSMIAIYDIVRCQSDVNYTHLYLKGDRKLTVAKTLKYFEALLEKHHFYRAHQSHLINLTCVDKYVKGKGGYALMNDGSHIEVAVRRKEDFLKKLMG is encoded by the coding sequence ATGTTAAATGCAATTATTGTAGACGATGAAAAACACTGTCAGGATAGATTACTGCTCCTATTGAATGCTTTTGATACTGTTCTGGTGCTTAATGTGGCATCTTCATATGAAGAAGGTCTAGCTGCTATAAAAAAATATAGCCCTCACGTGGTTTTTTTGGATGTGCAGTTGCATGATAGAACAGGGTTTGAACTGCTTCAAGCAGTGCCGGATATTAATTTTGAGGTTATTTTTACCACGGGTTATGATACGTATGCACTGGAAGCTTTTAAGTTTTCGGCCTTAGATTATTTGTTGAAACCCATTGCTGAAGAGGATTTGCATACGGCATTGGAGAAGCTGACAAAGAAAGTTTCCCTACAGGAAATATCAAAAAAAATGGAGGTCCTGTTCCATAATCTAGAAGGGCAAAAGGCCAGTGATTTTCAGAAAATAGCGGTTCCCACGGTCGATGGACTTTCCATGATTGCCATATATGATATTGTAAGGTGTCAGTCAGACGTTAATTACACCCACCTTTATTTAAAAGGTGATAGAAAACTTACGGTAGCAAAAACATTAAAATATTTTGAAGCTCTTTTGGAGAAACACCATTTTTATAGAGCACATCAATCGCATTTAATAAATCTTACCTGCGTAGATAAATATGTGAAGGGGAAAGGTGGGTACGCACTCATGAACGATGGTTCACATATAGAAGTAGCCGTGCGCAGAAAAGAAGACTTCCTAAAAAAATTAATGGGATAA
- a CDS encoding OsmC family protein yields the protein MTSKVTYNGDLRTTCEHVRSGDTFITDAPVDNNGLGQAFSPTDTVATGLGSCMMTMMGIKAKGLDVNLNGSTVEIKKHMAAGPRRISKIEAKLILPAHVSDKNRKILEHTAMTCPVHYSLHPDIEKVITFNWEL from the coding sequence ATGACATCAAAAGTAACCTACAACGGAGATTTACGGACCACTTGTGAGCATGTGCGCTCTGGGGATACCTTTATTACGGATGCGCCTGTGGACAACAATGGCCTGGGACAAGCTTTTTCCCCAACGGACACTGTGGCTACCGGATTAGGGAGTTGCATGATGACCATGATGGGAATCAAAGCCAAAGGTCTTGATGTAAATTTGAACGGATCTACTGTAGAAATCAAGAAACACATGGCTGCCGGGCCAAGACGAATCTCTAAAATTGAAGCAAAATTAATTTTACCTGCACATGTTTCTGATAAGAACAGGAAGATTTTAGAGCATACGGCTATGACGTGCCCCGTACATTATAGCTTGCATCCAGATATAGAAAAAGTAATTACATTCAATTGGGAGCTTTAA
- a CDS encoding tetratricopeptide repeat-containing sensor histidine kinase: MPYNRIKLLTLLLLLSVYGLSAQRAKIDSLNYLLKKAPKQDSVRLNILNELAYTYYSIDPRQGVELSKNAVKLGFKLKNNKAVATSYAYQGHNYSALGEDSLALDAYDKAMKIREENNDQIGAARLIYNKGLVYFNESDYARANDNNRKAYKVFEQAKDSFLMAKMLNSIGINHMYLSQYPEAIKSYLDAKRIYEDIDLINDKQYASILSNIGLLYARLEKFDQSEDYQKQALSFFKKNDFQEGVANALTNLGRVYNETGKSNKAIESYKEAYDIMERNSNERGMASALTNTGIAYTEMGQYEEAIAYFKQTQRIYEKLKNANNLAIVHQHLGDCYALGKQKNLKLAEKNYQTSFQYAKEAGSINLQFNALDQLAVLQNEMGNYKNAYKNKTDAVVLRDSFASVEKKEEIALLEADYEYEKEKSALLAAHEKEQAISNAEMERQKLMITGLSMGALLIVVFSAIAFQLYKKRERILSEKKISEFKTKVAETELKALRSQMNPHFIFNAMNSISDYMAKNDLETANTFLVKFSKLIRAILESSEKKWISLEEDLEITGLYMQIEALRLKNKFVHSFSIDEKVDVENTMVPPLILQPFIENSIWHGISPKETLGHIDVSVKIENQFLVCRVDDDGVGRKKNGAAQKGKTSMGLKITRNRLDIINQLKKENGSIQMFDKNEGLRVELKLPLELQF; this comes from the coding sequence ATGCCTTACAATAGAATAAAACTACTCACCTTATTGCTTTTGCTGTCAGTATATGGTTTAAGTGCACAGCGCGCTAAAATAGATAGTTTAAATTATCTTCTAAAAAAGGCCCCGAAACAAGATTCCGTTAGGTTGAATATTTTAAATGAATTGGCCTATACCTATTATTCTATTGATCCTAGGCAGGGTGTGGAACTATCTAAAAATGCCGTAAAACTTGGTTTTAAGTTAAAAAATAATAAAGCTGTTGCTACTAGTTATGCATATCAGGGTCATAACTACAGCGCATTAGGGGAGGATTCACTGGCTTTGGATGCGTACGATAAGGCAATGAAGATAAGAGAGGAAAATAATGATCAAATAGGCGCCGCGAGACTAATATATAATAAGGGGTTGGTCTACTTTAATGAATCTGACTATGCCCGTGCCAACGATAATAACCGAAAAGCCTACAAGGTCTTTGAGCAGGCTAAGGATAGCTTTTTAATGGCTAAAATGTTGAATAGTATTGGTATTAACCATATGTATCTTTCGCAATATCCAGAAGCTATTAAGAGTTACTTGGATGCCAAGCGTATTTATGAGGATATTGACTTGATAAACGACAAGCAATATGCGTCAATTTTAAGTAATATAGGACTTTTGTATGCCAGATTGGAGAAATTTGACCAGTCGGAAGATTATCAGAAACAAGCGCTTTCGTTTTTTAAGAAGAATGATTTTCAAGAAGGTGTAGCAAATGCCCTTACAAATCTTGGTAGGGTTTACAATGAAACGGGAAAATCCAATAAAGCCATAGAGAGTTATAAGGAGGCTTATGACATAATGGAGCGGAATAGCAATGAAAGGGGAATGGCCAGTGCTTTGACCAACACGGGAATCGCTTATACGGAAATGGGGCAATATGAGGAGGCTATAGCTTATTTTAAGCAGACCCAAAGGATTTATGAAAAGTTAAAGAATGCCAATAATCTGGCTATAGTGCACCAACATTTAGGCGATTGTTACGCTTTGGGAAAGCAGAAAAACCTAAAGCTTGCCGAAAAGAATTATCAAACTTCGTTTCAATATGCCAAGGAAGCGGGGAGTATAAATCTACAGTTTAATGCACTTGATCAACTAGCGGTTTTGCAAAATGAAATGGGTAATTATAAGAATGCCTATAAAAATAAAACAGATGCTGTGGTTCTACGCGATAGTTTTGCTTCCGTTGAGAAAAAAGAGGAAATAGCACTTCTTGAGGCCGATTACGAGTATGAAAAAGAAAAATCAGCCCTATTGGCTGCCCATGAAAAGGAGCAAGCCATTTCTAATGCAGAAATGGAACGTCAAAAACTAATGATAACGGGTTTGTCCATGGGGGCGCTTTTGATTGTGGTTTTTTCGGCTATTGCCTTTCAATTGTATAAAAAAAGAGAACGGATATTGTCCGAAAAGAAAATTTCCGAATTTAAGACCAAAGTGGCAGAAACTGAACTAAAGGCATTGCGGTCACAAATGAACCCCCACTTTATTTTTAATGCCATGAACTCCATTAGTGACTATATGGCTAAGAACGATTTGGAAACTGCCAATACTTTTTTAGTGAAATTTTCCAAGTTGATTAGGGCTATTTTAGAAAGTTCGGAGAAAAAATGGATCTCGTTAGAGGAGGACTTGGAAATCACAGGGCTTTATATGCAAATTGAAGCACTGCGTTTAAAGAACAAATTTGTGCACTCTTTTAGTATTGATGAAAAAGTTGATGTAGAAAATACCATGGTGCCACCATTAATACTACAGCCGTTTATTGAAAATAGTATATGGCATGGTATATCACCAAAAGAAACCCTTGGGCATATAGATGTTTCGGTGAAAATTGAAAATCAGTTTTTGGTCTGTAGAGTAGATGATGATGGGGTAGGGCGAAAAAAAAATGGTGCAGCTCAAAAGGGAAAAACTTCAATGGGACTCAAAATTACCAGAAACAGGCTTGATATTATTAATCAGTTGAAAAAGGAAAACGGAAGCATTCAAATGTTCGATAAGAATGAAGGACTTCGCGTTGAACTGAAATTACCTTTGGAACTTCAATTTTAA
- a CDS encoding LysM peptidoglycan-binding domain-containing protein has translation MNQFFKVSLTLLLFVFVGCKSSAQKFTTHAVKKGETLESISKQYRVDAQTILKLNKEVRRGDELRVNTILVIPKDSKAKAVAAGSTRNLETSTEATIGKSKGNEEQEEPIGFTSYRVKKKETLYSIAKRFHITEEDIKKYNPELYSSQLQKKITLKIPKYRRVKPEDEVIVNEDDYETYQVAPKETRWSIAYKYGITVDSMVVLNPELSASNDYLAVGQELRLPKIAGSTVENQETQLYTSYTVPPKMNFFQLEQKFGVKSDEIVRLNPEITERGGLKEGMVIRIPQAKAESGEINTDNYNFYVVKPKQTEFSLTRKFGITYKELLALNPDLAQGLKAGMILKLPKEQEGNFEVRNSLVLDKINLLDSVNVVNRPKLMFLLPFRLDKLDLSDKDRVATIIDKRNSLKYSLGLYSGALVAIDSIADLGVSVDVKTFDNQLDLARTKEILQQENLSTYSAVVGPLDMPSLKETAVRANGKNVPLVAPIPAKSDLSLSNVFFSYTSDEVLRDRMISYVQDKLEDQHVIIIADDKNKAVQGQLMTSFPESDTLKVTQEEKNIGIDIKKLTEMLSEEGDNWVFVETDNFKLVSSVTSILNSMNTEDIKVRMFTTNKNSAFDNEVISNAHLSNLQFTYPSVYKMGSNDSFSKRYEKRFGSTPDRYAVRGFDITYDLLLKLAYKNNLIEASKVIGETEYSGNKFDYEKEGASGYFNQSSYILKFEDLRIKEAE, from the coding sequence ATGAATCAGTTTTTTAAAGTTAGTCTTACACTTTTATTATTTGTTTTTGTAGGGTGTAAATCATCTGCACAGAAGTTTACCACCCACGCTGTTAAGAAGGGTGAAACGCTTGAAAGCATTTCAAAGCAGTATCGGGTAGATGCTCAGACCATTCTTAAATTAAACAAAGAAGTAAGAAGGGGTGATGAGCTGAGGGTGAATACAATATTGGTGATTCCAAAAGATAGTAAAGCCAAGGCGGTTGCAGCAGGATCTACAAGAAATCTTGAAACTTCCACTGAAGCTACAATCGGGAAAAGTAAGGGTAATGAAGAGCAGGAGGAGCCTATTGGTTTTACATCATATCGTGTTAAAAAGAAAGAAACTTTATATAGTATAGCCAAGCGTTTTCATATTACGGAAGAGGATATAAAGAAATACAATCCTGAACTGTATTCTTCTCAGTTGCAGAAAAAAATAACACTTAAAATTCCGAAATACCGAAGGGTAAAACCGGAAGATGAGGTTATTGTTAACGAAGATGATTATGAAACGTATCAAGTCGCTCCAAAGGAAACAAGATGGAGTATAGCTTATAAGTATGGTATTACCGTAGATAGTATGGTGGTTTTAAATCCCGAGCTTTCGGCATCAAATGATTATTTGGCCGTAGGGCAGGAATTAAGATTGCCAAAAATTGCAGGTAGTACAGTTGAGAATCAAGAAACACAATTATATACCTCGTATACGGTTCCTCCAAAAATGAACTTCTTTCAGTTGGAGCAGAAATTTGGGGTGAAATCGGATGAAATTGTTCGCTTGAATCCGGAGATTACAGAAAGAGGCGGACTCAAAGAGGGTATGGTCATTCGTATTCCACAAGCCAAAGCGGAAAGCGGTGAAATCAATACCGATAATTATAACTTTTACGTAGTAAAGCCTAAACAGACAGAATTTTCTCTTACCCGTAAGTTTGGGATTACCTATAAAGAGCTTTTGGCATTGAATCCTGATTTGGCACAAGGGCTGAAAGCGGGTATGATTTTAAAACTGCCAAAAGAACAAGAGGGTAATTTTGAAGTTCGAAATTCATTGGTTTTGGATAAAATCAACCTTTTGGATAGTGTCAATGTGGTCAATAGACCCAAGTTGATGTTTCTTTTGCCTTTTAGGTTGGATAAGTTAGATCTTAGTGATAAAGATCGTGTTGCTACTATTATTGATAAGAGAAACAGCTTAAAATATAGCCTAGGTCTTTATTCGGGGGCTTTGGTCGCTATAGATTCTATTGCGGACCTAGGGGTTTCTGTAGATGTTAAGACTTTTGATAACCAATTAGATCTAGCAAGGACAAAAGAGATTTTACAACAAGAAAACCTTTCGACATATAGTGCTGTTGTAGGACCCCTAGATATGCCATCCCTAAAGGAAACGGCAGTAAGGGCTAATGGTAAGAACGTACCATTGGTTGCGCCCATTCCGGCAAAAAGTGATTTGAGTCTGTCTAATGTGTTCTTCTCCTATACTTCTGATGAGGTGCTTCGTGATCGGATGATTAGCTATGTGCAAGATAAATTGGAAGACCAGCATGTCATAATTATTGCAGATGATAAGAATAAAGCGGTTCAAGGACAATTAATGACGAGTTTTCCGGAATCCGATACCTTAAAGGTGACTCAAGAAGAGAAAAATATTGGAATTGATATTAAGAAGTTAACCGAAATGCTCTCGGAAGAGGGAGATAATTGGGTGTTTGTAGAAACAGACAACTTTAAATTGGTGTCCAGTGTTACTTCTATTTTGAATTCAATGAATACTGAAGATATCAAAGTGCGGATGTTCACGACGAACAAGAACAGTGCTTTTGATAATGAGGTAATCAGTAACGCACATTTGTCCAATCTTCAATTCACTTATCCATCGGTGTACAAAATGGGGTCTAATGATTCATTTTCCAAGCGCTATGAAAAACGATTTGGAAGCACACCGGATAGATATGCTGTAAGAGGTTTTGATATTACGTATGACCTTTTGTTAAAGTTGGCGTATAAGAACAATCTTATTGAAGCTTCAAAGGTGATTGGTGAGACTGAGTACTCAGGTAATAAGTTTGATTATGAAAAGGAAGGCGCTTCAGGTTACTTCAACCAGTCTTCATATATTCTAAAGTTTGAAGACCTTCGTATAAAGGAAGCCGAGTAA
- a CDS encoding DUF3820 family protein has product MNMAPDKEKLIELAHYKMPFGKFKGRYLVNLPEPYLVWYQQKGFPDGKLGILLKSMLEIKINGLEPLIRKIQKDFPR; this is encoded by the coding sequence ATGAATATGGCACCAGATAAAGAAAAATTGATTGAATTGGCACATTATAAGATGCCTTTCGGAAAATTTAAGGGACGATATTTGGTGAACCTTCCTGAACCATATCTTGTTTGGTATCAACAGAAAGGGTTTCCTGACGGAAAATTAGGAATTCTACTTAAATCCATGTTAGAAATTAAGATTAATGGACTAGAGCCGTTAATTCGTAAGATTCAAAAAGATTTTCCCAGGTAA
- a CDS encoding hydroxypyruvate isomerase family protein, whose protein sequence is MKRRKFIGTSAAASVGMVACKTTNAMAPSNTESVKLKENIHHSVCRWCYKDIPMEDFLKSLNELGIKAMDLTGPEDWPLMKKYGIHASMCWGAGFGIEKGFNDLSLHEELIADYSQHIPKVAEAGYTNLICFSGNRNGMDDAEGLKNCAEGLKKLMPIAEKHGVVLQMELLNSKVNHPDYMCDTSAWGVELCKAIGSENFKLLYDIYHMQIMEGDIIRNIQDYHQYFGHYHTGGNPGRNEINDTQELFYPAIMKAILATGYKGYVAQEFIPTWDDQIAALKEGITICDV, encoded by the coding sequence ATGAAACGAAGAAAATTTATTGGTACATCTGCCGCTGCATCGGTTGGTATGGTGGCCTGCAAAACTACGAATGCCATGGCACCTTCTAATACAGAAAGCGTAAAATTAAAGGAAAATATTCATCATAGTGTTTGCCGCTGGTGTTATAAGGATATTCCCATGGAAGATTTCTTAAAAAGCCTAAACGAACTAGGTATTAAGGCCATGGACCTTACCGGTCCCGAAGATTGGCCTTTGATGAAAAAATATGGTATTCATGCCTCTATGTGCTGGGGTGCCGGTTTTGGGATAGAAAAAGGCTTCAATGACCTTTCTCTACATGAAGAATTAATAGCCGACTATTCACAACACATTCCAAAAGTTGCAGAAGCGGGCTATACCAATCTCATCTGTTTTAGTGGAAACCGAAACGGAATGGACGATGCCGAAGGATTAAAAAACTGCGCCGAAGGCCTTAAAAAGCTAATGCCTATTGCAGAGAAACACGGTGTTGTTCTTCAAATGGAACTCCTAAACTCCAAAGTAAACCACCCGGATTACATGTGTGATACCAGCGCATGGGGCGTTGAACTTTGCAAAGCCATAGGTTCCGAGAATTTTAAATTGCTTTATGACATTTACCATATGCAAATTATGGAAGGTGACATTATCCGTAACATTCAGGATTACCACCAATATTTTGGCCATTACCATACAGGAGGAAACCCTGGCAGAAATGAAATAAACGATACGCAAGAACTTTTTTACCCTGCTATAATGAAAGCAATTCTAGCAACGGGTTACAAAGGCTACGTGGCACAAGAATTCATACCCACATGGGATGACCAAATTGCAGCCCTAAAAGAGGGGATTACCATTTGCGATGTATAA
- a CDS encoding DUF922 domain-containing protein, whose product MGALKYVLGVICLCVVSIASAQKEEVMLWNADTKLQWSDFKGSYFKTEWAAATTASGISYSFSSFEKEGQLYLDFVVQSEFYPNKSWYRPEICDSVILSHEQLHFDISELYARKFREQLAQTQFTMDAKAEVRTIYKAILRELMNFQNKYDRETNFSRDLHQQLLWNKQIEAALKEENPSQN is encoded by the coding sequence TTGGGAGCTTTAAAATACGTTCTTGGGGTAATTTGTCTATGTGTTGTCAGTATAGCTTCTGCACAGAAAGAGGAGGTAATGCTTTGGAATGCGGATACAAAACTGCAATGGTCAGATTTCAAAGGGAGTTATTTTAAGACGGAATGGGCTGCGGCAACAACTGCCAGCGGTATAAGTTACTCGTTTTCGTCTTTTGAAAAGGAAGGTCAGTTGTATTTGGATTTTGTGGTACAGAGCGAGTTTTACCCTAACAAATCTTGGTACAGGCCCGAAATTTGCGATTCGGTAATTTTAAGCCACGAACAATTGCATTTTGATATATCCGAGCTCTATGCCCGAAAATTTCGTGAACAACTTGCTCAAACCCAATTTACAATGGATGCTAAGGCAGAGGTCAGAACTATTTATAAGGCTATTTTGCGAGAACTAATGAATTTCCAAAATAAGTACGATAGGGAAACCAATTTTTCTAGGGATTTACACCAGCAATTGCTTTGGAACAAACAAATTGAAGCGGCACTAAAAGAAGAAAATCCTTCTCAAAACTAA